The genomic interval CTCGGCGGCGGTGTCCTCGGCGGCCTCATCGGGGTTGGTGCGGTTGCGCTTCTCGTAGATTTCGCGCGACGCGCTCGAAAGGGGAGCGCGCAGGAACAGCAGCGAGATGCTCATGCCGATCAGGGCTGCGAACAGGGCCGCCAGCCACCAGTACTCCTGGAAGATGGGGAAGAAGAACCACATGATCGCGAGCGGCACGACGAAGGCCAGCAGCCGCAGCACGGTGTAGACGAGGAGGGGTGGCAACTTCACCGCTTCATTCTACGAGCGGGGCTTAGGTGGCGGCTGAGCGTCGGGGGCCGACCGTGCCGCTTGGGCGCGCGCGACCTACACTGGAGGCATGGCGCGTTTCCTGATCGTCGGCGGTTTCCTGGCTGTCATCTTCTGGGTGTTCAGCATCGTCGACGTGGCCGCGCAGCCCGCCGCTCGACACCGTGGAGTGTCCAAGGGCATCTGGGTGCTCATCGTCGTGCTGCTGCCGGTCGTCGGCGGCATCCTGTGGTTCGTGCTCGGCCGTCGCCGCGCAGGGGACGTCAGCGAGACCACCCGCCCACTCGGGCCCGATGACGATGCCGAGGTGCTGCGTCGCATGAGCGACGCTGAGGCGGATGCCCGCATCCGCCGGCTGGAGGAGGAGCTTGCGCGGCTCGATGACGAGGCCGACGGCGCGGATCCGCGCTCGTGACGTCCGCGCCCGCGAGCGACGCGGCCGCCGAGCTGCTGGCCGGCCTCATCGGCCACGGCGTGCGCGACCTGGTGCTCGCACCCGGTTCCCGCTCACAGGCCGTCGCCCTCGCCGCAGTTGGGCTCGCCCGCGCCGGCGCGCTGCGTGTGCACGTGCGCATCGACGAGCGCGTCGCCGGATTCACGGCTCTCGGCATCGCTCGTGAGACCAGGGTGCCGGTGGCTGTGCTGTGCACCTCGGGCACTGCGGCAGGCAACCTGCTCCCCGCCACCATGGAGGCCTTCCACTCCGGCATCCCGCTGCTGCTTCTGACCGCTGACCGGCCACCAGAGCTGCGCGGCATCGGCGCGAATCAGGCGACCGTGCAGCCCGGCATCTTCGCGCCCTTCGTGCGGATGCAGGTCGATGCGCCGGTGCCGTCTGAGACGCACGTGTCGGAGACGCCAGATGATTCGGCTGCCAGCCGGCGCGCCGTTCCGGGACACACCGGCGCGGAATCAGACGATCTGAGATCTCCGACAGCCTGGACCGGCCTCGGCGCACGCGCCGTGCGCGCGGCGCTCGGACTGGAGGGCGAGGGGCTGCCTGGTGTTGCCGGCCCCGTGCACTTGAACCTGCCCACCCGCGAGCCGCTCTCAGCCGCGGGTGTCTCGTCGACGCCTGTCGCCGACGCGGTGCCGCCGCTCCCGGTCGCGGAGCCCACGCTGCTGCCCCACGGGCCGCGCACTGTCGTGATCGCGGGAGCGGATGCCGGGTCAGATGCTGAAGAGCTGTCCCATGTCGGAGGCTGGCCCCTGATCGCCGAGGTCGTCAGCGGCGCGCGCTTCGGCCGCCTTGTCGTGCACGGCTACCGCGAACTGCTGCGTGATGCGTCACTGGGCGGCCAGATCGAACGGGCCGTCGTGTTCGGGCATCCGACCCTCAGCCGTGAGGTCGCAGCCCTGCTCAGCCGCGCGGACGTCGATGTTCTCGCCGTCCGCGGCGGGGGAGAGGCACTCGACCTCAACGGACGCACCACGGCGGTGGATGCTGTCGCCGTCGCCGACGGCGCCGCGGACCGGCAGTGGCTGGGGGCGTGGATGACCGCGTCGCAGGCGTTGGCGATCGATCTCAGCGCCCCCGCTCCTGACCAGGACGGTCTGTACTCTTCGGACACGTCCGCCCGGCTCGGGGCAGTGCGCGCAGAGCTCGACGCGGTGCGCAAGCGCGTCGACCGCGAGATCCTGGTGGATGCCGTGTGGCGGGCCACCTGGCCGCACGACCGCCTGATGTTCGGCTCATCGCGTCTGGTGCGGGTGGCCGATCAGGTGCTCGGCGGCAAGAAGGTGCCTGTGCACGCCAGCCGAGGGCTCGCCGGGATCGACGGCACCATCGCGACCGGCATCGGGATCGCGCTCGCCAGCCAGGCAGAGGGATCGCCCGGCGTGACCAGGGTGCTGCTGGGAGACCTGGCCTTCCTGCACGATGTGGGAGCGCTGCTGCTGCCCGCCGACGAACCGGCGCCGCGGATCCAGGTGATCGTCGGCAACGACGGCGGGGGAACGATCTTCGACGGGCTCGAGGTCGCAGGCTCCGCCCCGACCGCAGACCTCGACCGCGCGTTCTACACGCCCCACACGGCGAAGCTGCGCGAGATCGCCGACGCCTACGGGTGGGAGTTCGCGCAGATCAGCACACGTTCGGCGCTGGATCAGGCACTGACCTCGCCGATCTCGGGCCCGCAGATCATCGAGGTGCCGCTGGACCGCTGAGGTCTGCGCACACCGGCTACTCCAGGCGCTGCGTGATCTCGCCGATGTCAGCCGTGGCGTAGTGCGAGGCGGGCGGAGCCGCCGACTCGATCTCGTACAGGTCGGTCTTCTGCGGTGCGATCGCCAGTGCCTCGACTGGCGCCGTGTCGGTGAGCACCTCGTCCAGTCCCTGCAGTGCGCTGAACCGGCGGGCCTGCGTGACGACATTGCGATCCAGTGACCCTGCGAAGCGGTTGTACGCGTCGACCGTGGAGTTCAGGCTCTTGCCGAGCTTGGCCAGGTGCTGCCCCAGTGTGCCGAGTCGCTTGTGCAGCTCCTTGCCGACAGTGAAGATCTGCTGCGCCTCCTGCGCGAGCTGATCCTGCCGCCACGCATGCCCGACCGTGCGCAGCAGCGCGACGAGGGTCGAGGGCGTGGCGATAACGACATTGCGCTCGAAGGCGTACTCGTACAGCGTGGCATCCTGATCCAGCGCCGCGGCGAGGAACGGCTCGGCCGGCACGAACATGACCACGAACTCGGGGGAGCCGGCCACGACGTCCCAGTACTCCTTGGCGCCGAGGTCATCGATGTGCTTCTTCAGATGCCGGGCGTGTGCCTGCAGGCGCTGCGCGCGCACCGTGTCGTCGGTGGCCTCCATGGCCTCGAGGTACCCGCTGAACGCCACCTTCGAGTCGACCACGACGCGCTTGTCGCCTGCCAGGTGCACGACCAGGTCGGGCCGCAGGGCACCGTCGTCGGTGTCATGGTGCAGCTGCTCGTCGAAGTCGACGTGGTTGACCATGCCGGACGCCTCGACTACACGCCGCAGCTGCAGCTCACCCCAGCGTCCGCGCACCTGCGGCGCGCGCAGCGCGTTGACCAGGTTGCGGGTCTCGGAGCCGAGGGTCTCGGACGTCTGCCGCATGAACTGCAGCTGCTCCGAGAGGGCGGCATTCGCCTCGAGCCGCGACTTCTCGGCCGTGGTCATCTCGGTCTTGACCGTGTCGAGCGTCTTCTGGATCGGATCGATCAGCTGCTGCACGGCATCCTGACGCTTCTGCAGCTCGGCGGCACCCTCGCTCTGACTGCGCTTGAGCCGCTCCTCCGCCTGCTGCAGGAACGCCTTCGTGTTGGCCTCGAGCGCCTTCCGGCTCAGCGCGTCGAACTCGTCGGCGAGCCGCTTCTGATCCGCCCGCAGCTCATCGAGGCGATCCGCTGCGCGTCGGCGCTCCATCGCGAGATCGGATTCGGCCTCGTCGCGCACCTCGGCCAGGCGACGCACGTGCTCGGCCCGCTCGTGCTCGAGCCTCGCCTGGGCTTCGGCCTTGGCATCTGACATCGCCTTCTCGCCCTGCTGGCGGGCCTCGACGATGCGGTGATCGCCCAGCGCGCGCTCTTCCTGCACCCGGGCGGCGGTCTCGGCGCGCAGCGCCACGGCATCCCGCTCCAGCGCCTCGATGCGCAGCTGCGCTGCGCCGACGGCGGCCTGCTGCGCAGCATCCGACGTACGGCCCCGGTGGACGCCGAGCAGGAACCCGAGTCCACCGGCCAGAGCCGCAGCCAGCAGGGCGACCACGATGACGAGAAGCGTGTCCATGTCTTCGATTGTGTCGGAGGCCACCGACATCGGTCGATCCGGCATGATGTCACCATGTCGAAGCACAGATGGAAGCACGAGCCGACCGAGATCCTGCTGGTGCGCGATGGCTTCGCGCTGGCCGGGGTCGATGCCGGTGGCACGCCCGGTTTCCACGGCGATCAGGGCCACGGCGAGAAGGAGCTCGCTCGCCAGATGTCGCAGCTCGGCGACCTGCAGGAGCGGCTGTACGCCGGCCGCAATGAGCGCGGCGACGCCGTGCTGCTGGTGCTGCAGGCCATGGACACCGCGGGCAAGGGCGGCGTCGTGCGCCACGTCGTCGGCGGCGTCGACCCGCAGGGCGTCGCACTGGCGGCGTTCAAGCAGCCGACCGCCGAAGAGCTCGAGCACGACTTCCTGTGGCGCGTCGAGAAGCGCCTGCCGGAGGCCGGCTTCATCGGCGTCTTCGACCGCTCGCACTATGAAGACGTGCTGATCGGCAAGATCCATGAGCTCGCCGACGAGGCCGAGATCGAGCGCCGCTACGAGGCGATCGTCGAGTTCGAGCGCCGCATCGCGGCATCCGGCACTCGAATCATCAAGGTGATGCTGCACATCTCGAAGGACGAGCAGAAGGCCCGGCTGACGGAGCGCCTCGACCGCGCGGACAAGCACTGGAAGTACAACCCGAGTGATGTCGACGAGCGGATGCGCTGGGACGAGTACATGGCCGCCTACCAGACGGTGTTCGAGCGCACCTCGACACCGGAGGCGCCGTGGTACGTCGTGCCCGCGAACCACAAGTGGTACGCGCGCCTGGCCGTGCAGAGGCTGCTGCTCGACGCGCTGAAGGAGATCGATCCGCAGTGGCCGGCCGCCGAGTTCGATGTCGACGTCGAGAAGAAGCGTCTCGCCGCGACCTGAGCCGCGTGCGCGTCCGCACACTTTTCTCCGTTCTGCACATCAGATCCCCGGATTCCTGTGCTGAACGGGGAATTCTGTGCAACGCCGCACGGCCGAAGCCGGCGACGCACTCAGCGGGGCTTGCGCGCCCGGTGCAGCGCCACCATGCCGAACGACAGGTTGCGGTACTCGACCTGCGTCCAGCCCGCCTGGCGGATCCAGTTGGCGAGCGTGCGCTGATCGGGCCAGTCGCGGATCGACTCGTTCAGGTAGTCGTACGCGTCGCCGTTGGTGCCGGCCAGTCGCGCCACCCGAGGCAGCACCTGACCGTTGTAGAACGTGTAGAAACCGCGGAAGAACCTGTTCGGCGGCGTGGAGAACTCGTTGATCACCAGGCGCCCGCCCGGCTTGGTGACCCGGAACAGCTCGGCCAGCGCCTTCTTCGGCTGCTGCACGTTGCGCAGCCCGTACGACATCGTCACGGCGTCGAACTCGTCGTCGCCGAAGGGCAGGTCAGTGGCATCCGCCTCGACGAAGCTGATGTTCGGCAGGTGACCGTGCCGGCGACGCCCTTCTGCCAGCATCCCCGGCGAGAAGTCGGCGGCGACGACCTGCGCGCCGCTCGCGGCGAGCGAGGCGGAGGAGGATGCCGTGCCGGCAGCCAGATCGAGGATGCGCTCCCCGCGCTTCGGCGCCACCGCGCGGGTGGTCGCCGCGCGCCACAGCGCGTCGTTGCCCATCGTCATCACGGTGTTCGTGCGGTCGTAGCCCTTGGCGACCTGGTCGAACATGCCGCTGACGTGCGAGGGGTCTTTGCCGAGGTCGGCGCGGTTCGGCTCCATGCTTCGATCCTACGGCGGCGGTGCCCGGTTGCGTTCTGCGGGCCGACACGCCAGATGTCGGACTGGATACCCGGTTTCGTCCGACATCTGGCGTGTTGACCCCCGATGTGGACCGGGGAACCAGGGCATCGCGCCGTAGACTCCCCGGGTGAATGAGCTGCGACCAGAGCCCGGAACCGTGATGACCATGCAATGGCGCAAGTGGGACGGCTCTGCGCACTGGCGCAGCGACTGCGTGTACCTCGGCAGCGACCAGCGGGGCGACTGGCTCGGACAGCCTTCCGGCTGGACCAGCACCCGACCCGGATACGAGTTCGTCGCCGAGACCCCGAACGTCGCTCTGATCCCGAGCGGCCGCACCGACTACGCCCTCACCGTGCACGACGACCACCCTCGTGACCTGCGGATCTACATCGACCTCGCCTGGGACGTGCGGTGGGAGAGCGCAGAGCTCGTGACCGGCATCGACATGGACCTCGACGTGGTGCGGCGCGTCAACGACCAGGGCACCTACGTCGACGACCGTGACGAGTGGGCAGAGCACAGCGCGCGCTATGGCTATCCCGCCGACGTCATGACCCACCTCGAGGCGCTGACTCTCGAACTCGAGGGGCAGGTGCGCGCCCAGCATCCGCCGTTCGACGACGCGACCGGCGACGCGTGGCTGGAACGCCTCGAGACGCTCGGGCTGAACGTCGGACCCCGGGCTGAACAGTAAACTGAACGCGTGAGCAGCATCCGCCTGGTCGCGCAGACCCGCGAGATCCCACCCGTCGACGATCTGCTGGCGTACACCTCCGCCACCCGGCCCCTCGCGTGGCTGCGCCGCGGCGATGGGATCGTCGCCGCCGGCGACGGGCTGGCAGCAGCGATCCGCATCCCCGCCGGTCAGCAGCGCAAACGCAGCGACATCATCGCCGACATGTGGCGCGAGGTCGCAGCGGATGCTGAGATCGACGATCCGCTCGATCTTCCCGGCACCGGGCTGCTCGCGTTCGGCGCGCTCATCTTTGCTGAAGAGTCGCACGCTGACAGCGTGCTCGCCGTACCGCAGACCATCGTCGGCCACCGTGAAGGGCGCAGCTGGATCACCCGCATCCGCACCGCAGATGCGGAGTTCGCGGCGATGCCGGAGAGCCTGTCGTACGGTCCGCACTGGGCGGGGAGAGTGGGGCCGGGCGCACAGACCCCGCAGGGCTACCAGGATGCCGTGCGCCTCGCCATCGACGAGATCGCCGACGGGGACTATCGCAAGGTCGTACTGGCTCGCGACCTGACCGGGACCGTGCCAGGGGACGCCGACCTTCGCCGGCTCGTCCGCGCGCTGTCGACCGGCTACCCCGACACCTGGACCTTCGCCGTCGACGGACTCATCGGGGCGAGTCCCGAGACCCTCGTGACGGCGCACGAGCGCACCGTCACCGCGCGAGTGCTCGCCGGAACCGCGGCACGCGGCGCGGACCCTGAGGAGGACGCCCTGGCATCTGCTGCCCTCGCGGCCAGCGCGAAGGACGTCGCAGAGCACGCGTTCGCGGTGCAGAGCGTGCTGGCATCGCTGCGCTCGCACACGCGCAGACTCACCGCCGACGAGCAGCCCTTCACCCTCGAGCTGCCGAACCTCTTCCACCTCGCCACTGATGTGGCCGGTGAGCTGAGTGACGGTGCGTCATCCCTGGATCTGGTCGGCGCGCTGCATCCGACCGCGGCCGTCGCCGGCACCCCGACCGAAGTCGCCGTCGCAGCCATCGCGCGCATCGAGCCGTTCGACCGCGGCCGCTACGCGGGCCCTGTCGGCTGGATCGACGCGTCCGGAGACGGCGAGTGGGCGATCGCGCTGCGCTGCGCGCAGTTTGCGGATGCCCCTGACGAGGCCTCCTCCGCACGCCGCGTCACGGCGTACGCCGGTGCGGGCATCGTCGCCGGCAGCGACCCCGAGTCGGAGCTGCTCGAGACCAGGGTGAAGTTCCGCCCGCTCGTCGATGCGCTCGCGTGAACGCCCCGCAGGTAGGGTTGAATACGTGACTTCGAGCCCCGCCACCCCGGGCACGCGCCTGGCGAGCCGCCTCGGCTTCAGTGACCGCGTCTTCCTCGGTGCTGCAGGCCGCCGCGTCGCAGCGCGCATCGAAGAAGGACTCGACCAGGTCGAGGCGAATATCGCCGACGAGGTCAAGGTGGCGGACCCCGTCGCCGACGCCGCGGCGCGCTACCTCTACGAGGCGGGCGGCAAGCGCATCCGCCCCGTGCTCGCGCTGCTGACCGCACAGCTCGGTGACGGCAACATCCGCCCGGTGATCGACATCGCCACCGCGCTGGAGCTCACCCACCTCGGCTCGCTCTACCACGACGACGTGATGGACGGCGCAGACACCCGCCGCGGTGTGCCCGCCGCGCATGCGGTGTGGGGCAACAACGTCGCCATCCTCACCGGCGACATCCTGTTCTCGCGGGCCAGCCAGATCATGTCGCGCTACGGCGATCGGGCCATGCGGCTGCAGGCCGACACCTTCGAGCGCCTGGTGATGGGCCAGATGCACGAGACCGTCGGCGCACAGCCGGACGACGATCCGATCGAGTTCTATCTGCAGGTGCTGGCCGACAAGACCGGCTCGCTGATCGCCGCCGCCACCGAGGGCGGCGTGATCTTCTCCAACGCCCCGACCGAGTTCGAGGCGCCGCTGCGGATGTACGGCGAGAAGATCGGCGTGGCGTTCCAGCTGCTCGACGACGTGATCGATCTGTCCGCGGACGCGGCCGAGACCGGCAAGGTGCCTGGCACCGACCTGCGTGCCGGCGTGCCGACCATGCCGTCCCTGCTGCTGCAGACCAGCACGGCACCCACCGACGTCGACCTCGCCCGCCGTATCGACGAGGGGGTCGCCAGCATCGCCGACGGCGCTGACGCGGCGGTGCTGGACGGACCGCTCGCCGAGCTGCGCGACAACGATGCGACCGAGCGGACCATGGATCTCGCCCGCACCTGGACATCCGATGCGATCGTCGCACTGGCGCCGCTGCCCAAGGGCACCGTGCGCGAGGCGCTGACCCGCTTCGCGCAGACTCTTGCTGATCGCAGCAGCTGACGGAAGGAACCCCATGACGAAGCTCAAGCTGGCCATCGTCGGGGCAGGACCGGCGGGCATCTACGCCGCTGACATCCTGCTCAAGGCCGAGCGCAAGTTCGATGTCGCCATCGATCTGTTCGAGCAGCTGCCGGCGCCGTACGGCCTCGTCCGCTATGGCGTCGCCCCCGACCACCCACGCATCAAGGGCATCATCAACGCCCTGCGCGATGTGCTCGACCGCGGCGACATCCGCATCTTCGGCAATGTGCGCTTCGGTGAGGACATCACCATCGAGGACCTCAAGCGGCACTACAACGCGGTGATCTTCGCCACCGGCGCCGTGCGCGACTCCGGGCTCGACATCCCCGGCATCGACGCCAAGGGCTCGTACGGTGCTGCCGAGTACGTCAGCTGGTTCGACGGCCACCCGGACGTGCCGCGCGAGTGGCCCCTTGACGCCAGCTCCGTCGGCGTCATCGGCAACGGCAACGTCGCCCTCGACGTGGCGCGCATGCTCGCGAAGCACGCGGATGATCTGCTGGTCACCGAAGTGCCCGACAACGTCTATCAGGGCTTGAAGCAGAGCGCGATCACGGACGTGCACGTGTTCGGTCGCCGTGGCCCGGCCCAGGTGAAGTTCACCCCGCTCGAACTGCGCGAGCTCGGCGAGCTGCGCGACGTCGACATGGTCGTCTACGACGAGGACTTCGACTACGACGAGGCTTCGCAGCAGGCGGTCGCCAGCAACAAGCAGGTCATGGTCATGGACCGCATCATGCAGTCGTGGCGCAAGCTGGACTCCACCAATGACGCCAGAGGCGATGAGAACAGCGCCGGAGGCACGGCATCGCGCCGCCTGCACATGCACTTCTGGGCGCGTCCCGTCGAGGTGAAGACCGATGCGGATGGTCGCGTGGCCGCGCTCGTCTACGAGCGCACGAAGTCCGACGGCGCCGGTGGTGCGGTCGGCACTGGCGAGCTGCGCGAGATCCCGATGCAGGCCCTGTACCGGGCCGTCGGCTACTTCGGCTCGCCGCTGCCAGGTGTGCCCTTCGACAAGAAGCACGGTGTGATCCCGAACCGCGAGGGTCAGGTGCTCGAGACGAAGTCGAACCAGCGTGTGCCAGGCATCTACACCACCGGCTGGATCAAGCGGGGGCCTGTGGGCCTCATCGGACACACGAAGTCGGATGCCATGGAGACCGTTCGGCATCTGATCAACGACCAGGGCTCGTGGTGGCAGCCGGAGGACACCTCGGATGAGGCGATCCCCGCGCTGCTCGCCCAGCGCGGGGTCGCGTGGACCGATCTCGACGGCTGGCACCGACTGGATGCGCACGAGATCGAATCGGGAGCCGCGCAGGAGCGCGCCCGCGTGAAGCTCGTCCCGCGCGACGAGATGGTGCGCGTCTCCCGCGGAGAATAGCCCGCCGACCCCGCTAGGCTGACGCCATGGGGGAGTGGCAAGCGGATATCCTCGGCGACGGCTTCGAGCAGCAGACCCTGCCGCTCGGAGAGGACAACGAGGGAGACATCGTCGCGACGGTCGTCCGCTCGCTTCCGGATGCCAGGCGCTGGTGGCATCCGGCGGATTGGGGCCGCGGCCGCGCGCCCCTCGCCGACGTCGATGTGCTGTACGTGCACGGCTGGTCGGACTACTTCTTCCAGAAACGGCTGGCACGGTTCTGGACCAGCCGCGGCGCCCGCTTCTACGCGCTCGATCTGCGCAAGTACGGACGCAGCCTCAGGCCGGGGCAGACCCCAGGGTTCATCACCGACCTGGCGGCGTACGACGCGGACATCGAGGCCGCGCTGGCCGCGCGAGGCGATACCGCCGGCCGGCGCCTGGTGCTGCTCGGGCATTCCACCGGCGGCTTGACCCTGAGTCTGTGGGCGTCGCGGCACCCCCGCCAGGTCGACGCGCTGATCCTCAACGCTCCGTGGCTGGAGTTCCAGCTCGGCGCCGCGCGCGCAGCGATCGCGCCGGTGGTCGAGCTGCAGGCGCGGCTGTGGCCGATGGACGCCGTGCCTCAGGTCGATCTCGGGTACTACACCCGCGCGCAGCGCGAGGTCGCCGACCCTGACGACCCCGTGGACGTCAATCTCCAGTGGCGGCCTGAGCAGACCATGACGGTGCACGCCGCGTGGCTGCGCGCCGTGCTGGCAGGGCACACCGCCGTCTCGCGAGGGCTGAAGATCACGGCGCCGGCGTGCGTGCTGCTGTCACAGCGCACGGTCGCCCCGACCAGATGGTCGCCTGAGCTCACCCGCGCCGACAGCGTGCTCGTGGTCGACGACATCGCGAAGGCGTCGCTCA from Microbacterium sp. H1-D42 carries:
- a CDS encoding isochorismate synthase encodes the protein MSSIRLVAQTREIPPVDDLLAYTSATRPLAWLRRGDGIVAAGDGLAAAIRIPAGQQRKRSDIIADMWREVAADAEIDDPLDLPGTGLLAFGALIFAEESHADSVLAVPQTIVGHREGRSWITRIRTADAEFAAMPESLSYGPHWAGRVGPGAQTPQGYQDAVRLAIDEIADGDYRKVVLARDLTGTVPGDADLRRLVRALSTGYPDTWTFAVDGLIGASPETLVTAHERTVTARVLAGTAARGADPEEDALASAALAASAKDVAEHAFAVQSVLASLRSHTRRLTADEQPFTLELPNLFHLATDVAGELSDGASSLDLVGALHPTAAVAGTPTEVAVAAIARIEPFDRGRYAGPVGWIDASGDGEWAIALRCAQFADAPDEASSARRVTAYAGAGIVAGSDPESELLETRVKFRPLVDALA
- a CDS encoding DUF4229 domain-containing protein; this translates as MKLPPLLVYTVLRLLAFVVPLAIMWFFFPIFQEYWWLAALFAALIGMSISLLFLRAPLSSASREIYEKRNRTNPDEAAEDTAAE
- a CDS encoding thiamine pyrophosphate-binding protein, which encodes MTSAPASDAAAELLAGLIGHGVRDLVLAPGSRSQAVALAAVGLARAGALRVHVRIDERVAGFTALGIARETRVPVAVLCTSGTAAGNLLPATMEAFHSGIPLLLLTADRPPELRGIGANQATVQPGIFAPFVRMQVDAPVPSETHVSETPDDSAASRRAVPGHTGAESDDLRSPTAWTGLGARAVRAALGLEGEGLPGVAGPVHLNLPTREPLSAAGVSSTPVADAVPPLPVAEPTLLPHGPRTVVIAGADAGSDAEELSHVGGWPLIAEVVSGARFGRLVVHGYRELLRDASLGGQIERAVVFGHPTLSREVAALLSRADVDVLAVRGGGEALDLNGRTTAVDAVAVADGAADRQWLGAWMTASQALAIDLSAPAPDQDGLYSSDTSARLGAVRAELDAVRKRVDREILVDAVWRATWPHDRLMFGSSRLVRVADQVLGGKKVPVHASRGLAGIDGTIATGIGIALASQAEGSPGVTRVLLGDLAFLHDVGALLLPADEPAPRIQVIVGNDGGGTIFDGLEVAGSAPTADLDRAFYTPHTAKLREIADAYGWEFAQISTRSALDQALTSPISGPQIIEVPLDR
- a CDS encoding PLDc N-terminal domain-containing protein — encoded protein: MARFLIVGGFLAVIFWVFSIVDVAAQPAARHRGVSKGIWVLIVVLLPVVGGILWFVLGRRRAGDVSETTRPLGPDDDAEVLRRMSDAEADARIRRLEEELARLDDEADGADPRS
- the rmuC gene encoding DNA recombination protein RmuC, which encodes MDTLLVIVVALLAAALAGGLGFLLGVHRGRTSDAAQQAAVGAAQLRIEALERDAVALRAETAARVQEERALGDHRIVEARQQGEKAMSDAKAEAQARLEHERAEHVRRLAEVRDEAESDLAMERRRAADRLDELRADQKRLADEFDALSRKALEANTKAFLQQAEERLKRSQSEGAAELQKRQDAVQQLIDPIQKTLDTVKTEMTTAEKSRLEANAALSEQLQFMRQTSETLGSETRNLVNALRAPQVRGRWGELQLRRVVEASGMVNHVDFDEQLHHDTDDGALRPDLVVHLAGDKRVVVDSKVAFSGYLEAMEATDDTVRAQRLQAHARHLKKHIDDLGAKEYWDVVAGSPEFVVMFVPAEPFLAAALDQDATLYEYAFERNVVIATPSTLVALLRTVGHAWRQDQLAQEAQQIFTVGKELHKRLGTLGQHLAKLGKSLNSTVDAYNRFAGSLDRNVVTQARRFSALQGLDEVLTDTAPVEALAIAPQKTDLYEIESAAPPASHYATADIGEITQRLE
- a CDS encoding FAD-dependent oxidoreductase, which translates into the protein MTKLKLAIVGAGPAGIYAADILLKAERKFDVAIDLFEQLPAPYGLVRYGVAPDHPRIKGIINALRDVLDRGDIRIFGNVRFGEDITIEDLKRHYNAVIFATGAVRDSGLDIPGIDAKGSYGAAEYVSWFDGHPDVPREWPLDASSVGVIGNGNVALDVARMLAKHADDLLVTEVPDNVYQGLKQSAITDVHVFGRRGPAQVKFTPLELRELGELRDVDMVVYDEDFDYDEASQQAVASNKQVMVMDRIMQSWRKLDSTNDARGDENSAGGTASRRLHMHFWARPVEVKTDADGRVAALVYERTKSDGAGGAVGTGELREIPMQALYRAVGYFGSPLPGVPFDKKHGVIPNREGQVLETKSNQRVPGIYTTGWIKRGPVGLIGHTKSDAMETVRHLINDQGSWWQPEDTSDEAIPALLAQRGVAWTDLDGWHRLDAHEIESGAAQERARVKLVPRDEMVRVSRGE
- a CDS encoding DUF402 domain-containing protein, coding for MNELRPEPGTVMTMQWRKWDGSAHWRSDCVYLGSDQRGDWLGQPSGWTSTRPGYEFVAETPNVALIPSGRTDYALTVHDDHPRDLRIYIDLAWDVRWESAELVTGIDMDLDVVRRVNDQGTYVDDRDEWAEHSARYGYPADVMTHLEALTLELEGQVRAQHPPFDDATGDAWLERLETLGLNVGPRAEQ
- a CDS encoding PPK2 family polyphosphate kinase; the encoded protein is MSKHRWKHEPTEILLVRDGFALAGVDAGGTPGFHGDQGHGEKELARQMSQLGDLQERLYAGRNERGDAVLLVLQAMDTAGKGGVVRHVVGGVDPQGVALAAFKQPTAEELEHDFLWRVEKRLPEAGFIGVFDRSHYEDVLIGKIHELADEAEIERRYEAIVEFERRIAASGTRIIKVMLHISKDEQKARLTERLDRADKHWKYNPSDVDERMRWDEYMAAYQTVFERTSTPEAPWYVVPANHKWYARLAVQRLLLDALKEIDPQWPAAEFDVDVEKKRLAAT
- the ubiE gene encoding bifunctional demethylmenaquinone methyltransferase/2-methoxy-6-polyprenyl-1,4-benzoquinol methylase UbiE, which gives rise to MEPNRADLGKDPSHVSGMFDQVAKGYDRTNTVMTMGNDALWRAATTRAVAPKRGERILDLAAGTASSSASLAASGAQVVAADFSPGMLAEGRRRHGHLPNISFVEADATDLPFGDDEFDAVTMSYGLRNVQQPKKALAELFRVTKPGGRLVINEFSTPPNRFFRGFYTFYNGQVLPRVARLAGTNGDAYDYLNESIRDWPDQRTLANWIRQAGWTQVEYRNLSFGMVALHRARKPR
- a CDS encoding alpha/beta hydrolase — encoded protein: MGEWQADILGDGFEQQTLPLGEDNEGDIVATVVRSLPDARRWWHPADWGRGRAPLADVDVLYVHGWSDYFFQKRLARFWTSRGARFYALDLRKYGRSLRPGQTPGFITDLAAYDADIEAALAARGDTAGRRLVLLGHSTGGLTLSLWASRHPRQVDALILNAPWLEFQLGAARAAIAPVVELQARLWPMDAVPQVDLGYYTRAQREVADPDDPVDVNLQWRPEQTMTVHAAWLRAVLAGHTAVSRGLKITAPACVLLSQRTVAPTRWSPELTRADSVLVVDDIAKASLKLGQSVTVERIDGALHDVFLSQKAARDEAYARLGRWVTGWNAQSRRRGAGEAQSTP
- a CDS encoding polyprenyl synthetase family protein, with translation MTSSPATPGTRLASRLGFSDRVFLGAAGRRVAARIEEGLDQVEANIADEVKVADPVADAAARYLYEAGGKRIRPVLALLTAQLGDGNIRPVIDIATALELTHLGSLYHDDVMDGADTRRGVPAAHAVWGNNVAILTGDILFSRASQIMSRYGDRAMRLQADTFERLVMGQMHETVGAQPDDDPIEFYLQVLADKTGSLIAAATEGGVIFSNAPTEFEAPLRMYGEKIGVAFQLLDDVIDLSADAAETGKVPGTDLRAGVPTMPSLLLQTSTAPTDVDLARRIDEGVASIADGADAAVLDGPLAELRDNDATERTMDLARTWTSDAIVALAPLPKGTVREALTRFAQTLADRSS